The genomic DNA cAACAAAAGCTACTTCTTCAAAATACAGTACAATAAAGGTTTTACATATTTCAAAAATGGGTTTTGGAAGGGTTGTCCTGAAATCTCTAACTTATCTTTATGTCACTAAAATGGGatgaaaacaatgttttaagTTAAGTTTCCCTCAATACTTCTCTCAGCTGCTATGGCTGTTGAAACACTGATTGCAGCCTCCTCTTGGTGTTCTCTCCTTCACAGCTCAAGTAAAATCATCATCACACTGAACCACTCCTCTGCTGCCCTCAAGTGacccaaaaaacacaacaagtgCTTTCACATTGTTAAACCTCTGAACATGGCACAAAAACTGAGATATTTTTCACTTATAAAACATAGAAATATATGATAATTTACAATAAGTATCAAATAAAGGAATTGTTCTGCTCTTTTATTGCAATAAGCAGAGATGTGAGCATAATGTACACGTTACATCACTGCTACATCAGCTCCCCTGGAAATGTCAAATGAAATTTACAATTTATTAAATTACTGTACAATTTTTGACATACAAGAATAAGTTTTGgaaaagatttcagctgtcTGATGGCTGAGGGGACACATTTTGTTGTGACTGACTTTTTTCCCTTTCCATATACAGCAGATAAAAAACAGCATATAAAAAGCATATATTTACTCATCAGTCATATTACCTTTACTCTGTCCTCTTTTGTACTCGTGTTATCAGGCAAACGGGCCTTCAAGAATCAGTGCGCAGAATTTAGTGGCATCTAGTGGTGAGGTTACAGACTGCAAATTATTAATATCTCCTCATCTCTCCTTCTAAATGTGTATGAGAACCTTTGGTGGTCACTAAAATGCAAAAGGTAAATGCCAGAAAAGAGGCTGAACAGCTGGAACAGatattttaaaacactttaataaaaggacaacagaagaaaaaatctAGACTAATGTCTAATTATTGTTAAGAGGAACAtactttttctaaaatgttatttcaatCAACAGCACATTTTTTGAGAATCAAATGAAgtcaaaataatacatttattatATAGAAAGCTTATAAAAACATTCTCCTTGATCAGCCACTGCAATTATATtacacattaaatatttatttcaacatttcctgatcagttcaattcaattcaattcaattcaaaatcgTGTATTTTAGAAGTCTCATGCATGTCAGCATTCaccaggttgttgtttttttccagcagctcctgatgtttctgtTCAGTCCAAGGTGCCTTCTTCAGCTGGAAGTTTCAATGAAAGCTGCTCTGGATCTTTACAAATATTGGCAATACATTGAGCAGAACTCCTAAAACAATGCAAGCATAACATCTGTTACTGCTTTGTATGCTGTTCTTCAAAGATCAGATATTGTTTCATATGAAATGTATTACAAATATTCAATAAGGGTGCAATGAAAACTCTTATTGATCAGTTATATGTGAGAAAATTccactttgaaaatatttccttcAGAGCAGCATTGAAATGATTTTAGTGTCCAACAaccataaaaatgaacatttataaAACAATTTGCACTTTTTCTTGCAGGTTTCATTCTTtagcacagacaaacacacgaGAGGTCACTGAGCTGAAACAAGAAGAACATTGGCGGTTGTTAAGGACAATGTGTGCGCAATGCACAAACAAAAGGTAGTAAATTTGAACATCGATAGTCATTCCATCTCCTTGACGACTCCCAGTTGGTCTGTCCACAGTTTTCGTTACCAGAACCATTCGGCTCTCCTCTGTTCCAAAAGAAAAAGTCGACTCTAGATCCATCAGACCAGATCCATCTGCCTTCTTTGTAGATGTCAGTCAAGCCGATCCAGGTCGGTCTTTCTTTAGGATCGAAATTCCTGATCAGGGAATT from Acanthochromis polyacanthus isolate Apoly-LR-REF ecotype Palm Island chromosome 11, KAUST_Apoly_ChrSc, whole genome shotgun sequence includes the following:
- the LOC110969253 gene encoding galactose-specific lectin nattectin-like is translated as MILLLFLFGLALGAVIPPDDQRVKLQRGNCPPFWYNFNGRCYKYFSSPMTWADAEFHCVSQRAHLVSIHSLKEQNFVNSLIRNFDPKERPTWIGLTDIYKEGRWIWSDGSRVDFFFWNRGEPNGSGNENCGQTNWESSRRWNDYRCSNLLPFVCALRTHCP